One segment of Pleomorphomonas sp. PLEO DNA contains the following:
- a CDS encoding carbohydrate ABC transporter permease produces the protein MTTLPSAGLAAGSRRSTRLGRRSRAERWAPLLFLLPAVFTLATVSVYPVLDGMRLSLRNTMLSTQEDEFVGLSNYIRLTGDPQFWSAWQHTMLFTAASTLLETALGLAMALVLYETFKGRGWVRAAMLVPWAIPTVVTSKMFGWLFDGQHGVINWLLLQSGLIDNYINWYGDSRTALLTIIIADVWKTTPFMALLLLAGLQTVPHSLVEASRIDGAGPWQSFWSIRLPLLFTPLLIAGMFRALDAFRIFDLVYVLTGGGPADSTEVLSTLSYKVLFSGLDFGYGSALSAAMFITEALIALCFGLFIVRRMRRDNG, from the coding sequence ATGACAACGCTTCCGTCCGCTGGCCTTGCGGCCGGCAGCCGACGGAGCACACGGCTAGGGCGGAGGAGTCGCGCCGAAAGGTGGGCACCTCTGCTCTTCCTCCTGCCCGCGGTCTTCACCCTCGCCACCGTCTCCGTTTATCCCGTTCTCGACGGCATGCGCCTTTCCTTGCGCAATACCATGCTATCGACCCAGGAAGACGAATTCGTCGGTCTTTCCAACTACATCCGCCTGACGGGCGATCCGCAGTTTTGGTCGGCTTGGCAGCACACCATGCTGTTTACCGCCGCCTCGACACTGCTCGAGACCGCGCTCGGCCTGGCCATGGCACTGGTTCTCTATGAGACCTTCAAGGGACGAGGCTGGGTGAGGGCCGCCATGCTGGTTCCCTGGGCCATCCCTACGGTAGTGACCTCGAAGATGTTCGGCTGGCTGTTCGATGGCCAGCACGGCGTCATCAACTGGCTTTTGTTGCAAAGCGGCCTGATCGATAACTACATCAACTGGTACGGCGACAGTCGGACCGCTCTCCTGACCATCATCATCGCCGACGTTTGGAAGACCACGCCCTTCATGGCGTTGTTGCTGCTCGCCGGGCTGCAGACGGTCCCGCATTCGCTGGTCGAGGCCTCCCGCATCGACGGCGCCGGTCCCTGGCAGTCGTTCTGGTCGATCCGGCTGCCGCTCCTGTTCACGCCATTGCTGATCGCCGGCATGTTCCGTGCGCTCGACGCCTTCCGCATCTTCGATCTCGTCTACGTGCTGACCGGCGGCGGGCCGGCCGATTCCACCGAGGTGCTGTCGACCTTGTCCTACAAGGTGCTGTTCTCCGGTTTGGACTTCGGCTACGGCAGCGCCCTTTCGGCGGCCATGTTCATCACCGAAGCGCTCATCGCCCTCTGCTTCGGCCTTTTCATCGTCCGCCGCATGCGGCGCGA